One Bombus pyrosoma isolate SC7728 linkage group LG11, ASM1482585v1, whole genome shotgun sequence DNA segment encodes these proteins:
- the LOC122573177 gene encoding calcium channel flower isoform X2: MSFAEKISSIMQRPGQDPVAKDDVPWWMKYAGRGLGTVGSIIAIILGGWNCLSILMGSVDCLISGMWQMVAGFIVATIEAPCCCLFIDYVQNLSDWVEKRPYWNRAAGYCIMAIPSVLLCFGMSSLFGSGLIFATGVIYGLMSLGRKGTRPDPAGMTSGVSSPQGTVPPTTDHHTTLVEDPDVWRPT; this comes from the exons ATg TCGTTCGCTGAGAAAATATCGTCGATTATGCAAAGACCAGGACAGGACCCTGTTGCCAAGGACGATGTACCTTGGTGGATGAAGTATGCTGGACGAGGACTCGGCACCGTGGGTAGTATAA TTGCAATTATTCTTGGAGGATGGAATTGTTTATCAATTCTGATGGGTTCGGTAGATTGCCTAATAAGTGGTATGTGGCAAATGGTGGCTGGTTTTATAGTTGCAACAATAGAAGCACCATGTTGCTGTCTATTTATTgattatgtacaaaatttaagTGATTGGGTGGAAAAGAGACCATATTGGAATAGAGCAGCTGGATATTGTAT aatggCAATTCCTTCAGTCCTCCTTTGTTTTGGAATGAGTAGCTTATTTGGCAGTGGTCTAATATTTGCGACAGGTGTAATATATGGACTAATGTCACTTGGGCGAAA AGGAACCAGGCCCGACCCAGCAGGAATGACGTCGGGTGTGAGTTCCCCACAGGGTACTGTACCTCCTACTACAGATCACCATACAACTCTCGTGGAAGATCCTGATGTCTGGAGGCCTACATAA
- the LOC122573180 gene encoding adenylate kinase isoenzyme 5 encodes MGICLDTDQQNGSQVFEEADARSAGKWRGEAGLLSTPPSGYFPQQNVGAVKFEVPKVPVIFVLGGPGSGKVTHCDNLMQEKKGITHINMMDLLQQYALGNDMQDFGQLSSKTVAEVLMLEIKMSPGSKVFLVSGYPRNMRDVVEYAEKIKIVNGVILVSWRQEILERQIDFGAQLGQVVIELARMELYNFYRNVMPVAEYFDQSGMLLEINGERNPSEVYVDFREAVFKILGLSNDEIQGKNASQPLKTEVEVERRKESIPKSSSPMEEVLAQLTQIPVEVNVKPIKTAIKSRKGLPAFIWVIGGPGSNKENLCTQAVRNMPGWVQISIGGLLRTMASSNTIVNDAIVSGETVPQDIVMQVVEQQIMLNRDTDGIVIDGYPRDLNQVQEFENKFGQQPPLVLLDCSKLQLGRGRIDDNVSAFRKRLELFREVSLPMLKTLDNENRLTIIDGDTDVPSVQQEFAAALYQLMTQTRRKEENDLHNPEPQMVQENGNNEKLNTVLNNRDQSIISNGVSKQMTDGKLNVEQAVNATKNMNGIRSIQGAVRIANGLKNTARQVQKNGAARMQNGIANGTTHMLQNGVAHLANGIIPSNNKVAPAVQNYLSNNTKDAVRKMYNEVEGYQQNLHM; translated from the exons ATGGGCATCTGCCTGGACACTG ATCAACAAAATGGATCGCAGGTGTTCGAGGAAGCTGATGCTCGAAGCGCGGGGAAATGGCGAGGAGAGGCTGGCCTCTTGTCAACCCCTCCAAGCGGATATTTTCCACAACAGAACGTTGGTGCAGTTAAATTCGAAGTTCCAAAAGTGCCTGTCATATTTGTGCTTG GTGGACCTGGTAGTGGAAAGGTGACACATTGTGATAATTTGATGCAAGAGAAAAAGGGTATAACGCATATCAACATGATGGATCTCCTTCAACAATACGCTCTTGGAAATG ATATGCAAGATTTCGGACAACTTAGCAGTAAAACAGTTGCGGAGGTTCTTATGCTGGAAATCAAAATGTCTCCAGGTTCCAAAGTCTTTCTTGTTAGTGGTTATCCACGCAATATGCGCGACGTAGTAGAATATGCTGAAAAa attaaaattgtaaacgGCGTGATTCTTGTGTCCTGGAGACAGGAGATTCTCGAAAGACAAATCGATTTTGGTGCACAACTTGGACAAGTAGTGATCGAGCTAGCAAGAATGgaactttataatttttatagaaacgttATGCCCGTCGCAGAATATTTCGATCAAAGTGGAATGTTGCTAGAG AtaaacggagaaagaaatcCGAGCGAGGTGTACGTCGATTTTCGTGAAGCGGTTTTCAAAATTCTCGGCTTGTCGAACGATGAAATACAAGGAAAAAATGCTTCTCAACCGTTAAAAACAGAA GTAGAAGTCGAGAGGAGGAAAGAATCTATTCCAAAATCATCATCTCCTATGGAAGAAGTGTTGGCTCAGCTAACGCAAATACCTGTCGAGGTGAATGTGAAACCCATAAAAACCGCGATCAAGTCTAGAAAAGGATTACCCGCGTTCATCTGGGTTATAG gTGGCCCAGGAAgcaacaaagaaaatttatgcaCTCAGGCTGTTCGTAATATGCCAGGCTGGGTCCAAATTAGCATCGGTGGTTTGCTTAGAACGATGGCATCGTCAAATACTATTGTCAACGATGCTATCGTCTCTGGAGAGACGGTACCACAAGACATCGTGATGCAAGTAGTAGAGCAGCAGATTATGCTAAATCGCGACACGGATGGCATAGTAATAGATGGCTATCCGAGGGATTTGAATCAAGTGCAAGAATTTGAGAATAAG TTTGGCCAGCAGCCACCGTTAGTATTATTAGACTGCTCGAAACTACAACTTGGCAGAGGAAGGATAGATGATAACGTATCTGCATTTAGAAAGAGGCTGGAACTCTTTCGCGAAGTATCTTTACCTATGTTAAAAACCTTGGATAACGAAAATCGCTTAACAATT ATTGATGGCGATACGGACGTACCAAGCGTGCAACAAGAATTCGCGGCCGCACTTTATCAATTAATGACGCAAACGCGTCGCAAAGAAGAGAATGATCTACACAATCCTGAACCACAGATGGTAcaagaaaatggaaacaatgagaaattaaatactGTTCTTAATAATAGGGATCAATCGATCATATCAAACGGTGTTTCTAAGCAGATGACCGATGGTAAATTAAATGTCGAGCAAGCGGTTAATGCTACGAAAAATATGAATGGAATACGCAGCATACAGG GTGCTGTACGAATCGCAAATGGATTAAAGAACACCGCCAGACAGGTTCAAAAAAACGGTGCTGCTCGTATGCAAAACGGTATTGCAAATGGTACCACACACATGTTGCAAAATGGTGTTGCACATCTGGCCAACGGAATTATACCAAGCAATAACAAAGTTGCACCAGCagtacaaaattatttgtcgAACAACACCAAAGATGCAGTGAGGAAGATGTACAACGAGGTCGAAGGTTACCAACAGAATTTACACATGTAG
- the LOC122573177 gene encoding calcium channel flower isoform X1 translates to MSFAEKISSIMQRPGQDPVAKDDVPWWMKYAGRGLGTVGSIIAIILGGWNCLSILMGSVDCLISGMWQMVAGFIVATIEAPCCCLFIDYVQNLSDWVEKRPYWNRAAGYCIMAIPSVLLCFGMSSLFGSGLIFATGVIYGLMSLGRKAPLREMRSAATNIEVPSSSMQATLVENAQPMSFTNRPDSNV, encoded by the exons ATg TCGTTCGCTGAGAAAATATCGTCGATTATGCAAAGACCAGGACAGGACCCTGTTGCCAAGGACGATGTACCTTGGTGGATGAAGTATGCTGGACGAGGACTCGGCACCGTGGGTAGTATAA TTGCAATTATTCTTGGAGGATGGAATTGTTTATCAATTCTGATGGGTTCGGTAGATTGCCTAATAAGTGGTATGTGGCAAATGGTGGCTGGTTTTATAGTTGCAACAATAGAAGCACCATGTTGCTGTCTATTTATTgattatgtacaaaatttaagTGATTGGGTGGAAAAGAGACCATATTGGAATAGAGCAGCTGGATATTGTAT aatggCAATTCCTTCAGTCCTCCTTTGTTTTGGAATGAGTAGCTTATTTGGCAGTGGTCTAATATTTGCGACAGGTGTAATATATGGACTAATGTCACTTGGGCGAAA gGCACCACTTCGTGAAATGAGATCAGCAGCGACGAATATCGAGGTTCCTTCATCAAGTATGCAAGCTACACTTGTTGAAAATGCTCAACCAATGAGTTTTACCAATAGACCAGATAGTAATGTTTAA